The Bordetella sp. FB-8 genome includes a window with the following:
- a CDS encoding sterol desaturase family protein — translation MHSLISLLDDAVGAVQTWTFVDLVQPLLYKFGLMGYDEDTYDALYWVIVNVFQVLASYALLRPLEAWRPLETWPDRAHIRSDILYTWIAKLGLLNIAFFFMLQPLFNHLQSLVAVYSVPNIDLEQLWPGVTDQPFVAFLVYLVVLDFAGYWYHRLQHGVGVWWELHAVHHSQQQLSLWSDDRNHFLDTILQAAFFASIALFIGVEPGQYVVLVAVGNFLQSVQHANTRLPFGRALERVLVSPSFHRRHHALDIPLGRKGGWNFGVLFPWWDMMFGSTDWTQGIEPTGIREALPWPQGKGRSYGKSLLGQQWFALVRIAGHLRPRRAA, via the coding sequence ATGCATAGCCTGATCTCCCTCCTCGATGACGCCGTCGGCGCGGTGCAGACCTGGACGTTCGTCGACCTTGTACAGCCGCTCCTGTACAAATTCGGGTTGATGGGCTATGACGAAGACACCTACGACGCACTTTACTGGGTCATTGTCAACGTGTTCCAGGTCCTTGCAAGCTATGCCCTGCTGCGTCCCTTGGAAGCCTGGCGACCCCTCGAGACCTGGCCCGATCGCGCCCATATCCGCTCAGACATCCTCTATACCTGGATCGCCAAGCTGGGCCTGCTCAACATCGCGTTTTTCTTCATGCTGCAGCCGCTGTTCAACCACCTGCAAAGCCTGGTCGCGGTCTACAGCGTGCCCAATATCGACCTGGAGCAGCTCTGGCCCGGCGTTACCGACCAGCCCTTCGTGGCCTTCCTGGTCTATCTGGTCGTGCTGGATTTCGCCGGCTACTGGTATCACCGTCTGCAGCACGGCGTCGGTGTGTGGTGGGAGCTGCACGCCGTGCATCACAGCCAACAGCAGTTGTCGCTCTGGAGCGACGATCGCAATCATTTCCTCGACACTATCCTGCAAGCTGCCTTCTTCGCCTCGATCGCTCTGTTCATCGGCGTGGAGCCAGGACAGTATGTGGTGCTGGTGGCCGTCGGCAACTTCCTGCAAAGCGTGCAGCACGCCAACACCCGTCTGCCGTTCGGCCGGGCGCTCGAACGCGTGCTGGTCAGCCCGTCGTTCCATCGCCGCCATCATGCGCTGGACATCCCCCTGGGCAGGAAAGGGGGGTGGAACTTCGGCGTTCTCTTCCCGTGGTGGGACATGATGTTCGGTTCTACCGACTGGACGCAGGGCATCGAGCCCACGGGCATCCGCGAAGCGTTGCCTTGGCCGCAGGGCAAGGGCCGCTCCTATGGCAAGAGCCTGTTGGGCCAGCAGTGGTTCGCCCTGGTGCGCATCGCCGGCCATTTGCGGCCGCGCCGAGCAGCTTGA
- a CDS encoding SGNH/GDSL hydrolase family protein has product MPIRLPVAAFALAAVLSVTGPAQAVPAWQAAWTTSLQSIPDLTDPPALYAKPEVAGRTVRQVIYPDLDGREARLRISNRYGSRPLVIEHAVIARSNGATGLVPGTAAAVTFAGRATLTLAPGAEADSDVIAMDVVRGKPLAVSLALGPHQTMQAWHRVANRINFISKAGDYAQTVAGTDLRGRTTHYAWVTQLSVPAAGPGSLVAIGDSITDGMRSTFGARHSWPEDLARLAAAEGLPPLAVLNAGISGNRLLSDSPCYGERLVGRFDHDAALPGVRAVILLIGINDIDFADTPPRRGLDCDAPHTKVTANDLIDGYKRVIEAAHRRGLRIFGGTLTPAALPPAREALRQTVNQWIRHGGGFDGVIDFDAALRDPQHPTRLLPAYNSGDGIHPNDAGYAAMARAVPLTKLRDILSHP; this is encoded by the coding sequence ATCCCCATCCGCCTCCCTGTCGCCGCATTCGCTCTCGCGGCGGTCTTGTCTGTCACCGGGCCTGCTCAGGCCGTGCCCGCCTGGCAGGCCGCCTGGACGACTTCGCTGCAATCCATCCCCGACCTGACCGACCCGCCCGCCCTCTATGCAAAACCCGAAGTTGCTGGGCGCACTGTGAGACAGGTCATCTACCCCGACCTGGACGGACGCGAAGCACGCCTGCGCATCAGCAATCGTTACGGCTCCCGACCGCTGGTCATCGAACACGCCGTCATCGCCCGCTCGAACGGGGCTACCGGCCTGGTCCCGGGTACAGCCGCGGCCGTGACCTTTGCCGGACGCGCCACGCTGACCCTGGCCCCCGGCGCCGAGGCCGATAGCGACGTCATCGCCATGGATGTCGTACGCGGCAAGCCGCTGGCCGTCAGCCTGGCCCTGGGTCCGCACCAGACCATGCAGGCCTGGCACCGCGTCGCAAACCGGATCAATTTCATCTCGAAAGCGGGCGACTACGCCCAGACCGTGGCGGGCACCGACTTGCGCGGCCGCACCACTCATTACGCCTGGGTAACACAGTTATCCGTACCCGCTGCGGGTCCCGGCAGTCTGGTCGCCATCGGCGACTCCATCACCGACGGCATGCGCTCGACCTTCGGCGCCCGACACAGCTGGCCGGAGGATCTGGCCCGGCTCGCTGCCGCCGAAGGCCTGCCGCCCCTCGCAGTCCTGAACGCCGGCATCAGCGGCAATCGCCTGCTGTCTGACTCGCCCTGCTACGGCGAGCGACTGGTCGGCCGCTTCGACCACGACGCAGCGCTACCCGGGGTGCGGGCCGTCATCCTGCTGATCGGCATCAACGACATCGACTTCGCGGACACCCCGCCGCGGCGCGGCCTCGATTGCGATGCACCGCATACCAAAGTCACCGCAAATGATCTGATCGACGGTTACAAGCGCGTGATCGAAGCGGCGCACCGGCGTGGCCTGCGCATCTTCGGCGGCACGCTGACACCCGCCGCGCTGCCCCCCGCGCGCGAAGCGCTGCGACAGACCGTCAATCAATGGATACGCCACGGCGGCGGGTTCGACGGTGTCATTGATTTCGACGCCGCGCTGCGCGATCCGCAACACCCCACCCGATTGCTGCCAGCCTACAACAGCGGCGACGGCATCCACCCCAACGACGCGGGCTATGCCGCGATGGCCAGAGCCGTGCCGCTGACGAAACTGCGCGACATTTTGTCGCACCCGTAA
- the pyrC gene encoding dihydroorotase, giving the protein MSAAASTLTLTRPDDWHLHLRDGTALEAVVGDSARQFARAIIMPNLKPPVITTAQALEYRERIMRALEKAGLAAGAFTPLMTLYLTDNTSAQEIARAHASGLVHAVKLYPAGATTNSDAGVTDLLGKCGPALQALEKLGMPLLVHGEVTDAAIDVFDREAVFIDRVMVPLRRAYPGLKVVFEHITTQEGAHYVRDADGPVAATITPQHLLYNRNAIFQGGVRPHWYCLPILKRETHRQALIAAATSGSPRFFLGTDSAPHARGTKEHACGCAGCYTALHAMELYATAFDGVGKLDKLEGFASFHGPDFYGLARNRGTLTLAREEYAIPAEVAFGDATLVPLAAGESLKWRVVAGS; this is encoded by the coding sequence ATGTCTGCTGCTGCTTCGACCCTGACTTTGACCCGCCCCGACGACTGGCATCTGCATCTGCGCGACGGCACGGCGCTGGAGGCGGTCGTCGGCGACAGCGCGCGCCAGTTCGCGCGCGCCATCATCATGCCGAATCTGAAGCCGCCAGTGATCACCACGGCCCAGGCGCTGGAATACCGGGAACGCATCATGCGGGCGCTAGAGAAGGCCGGTCTCGCAGCAGGTGCGTTCACCCCGTTGATGACGCTTTATCTGACCGACAACACGTCGGCCCAGGAGATCGCGCGTGCGCATGCGTCCGGTCTGGTGCATGCCGTGAAGCTGTATCCGGCCGGTGCCACGACCAATTCGGATGCCGGCGTAACCGATTTGCTGGGCAAATGCGGCCCGGCTCTACAGGCCTTGGAAAAACTTGGAATGCCTCTGCTGGTGCACGGCGAAGTGACCGATGCCGCGATCGACGTGTTCGACCGCGAGGCGGTGTTCATCGACCGCGTGATGGTTCCTTTGCGCCGGGCTTATCCCGGATTGAAAGTGGTGTTCGAGCACATCACGACTCAAGAGGGCGCGCACTATGTGCGCGATGCCGACGGTCCCGTGGCGGCCACGATCACGCCGCAGCATTTGCTCTACAACCGGAATGCGATATTCCAGGGCGGCGTGCGGCCACATTGGTATTGCCTGCCTATTCTCAAGCGCGAGACCCATCGACAGGCATTGATTGCCGCCGCGACCAGCGGCAGTCCCCGGTTTTTCCTGGGAACCGACAGTGCACCGCATGCACGCGGAACCAAGGAACATGCTTGCGGTTGCGCCGGGTGCTATACCGCGCTTCATGCGATGGAACTCTATGCCACGGCGTTCGACGGCGTGGGCAAGCTCGATAAGCTCGAAGGGTTTGCCAGCTTCCACGGGCCGGATTTCTATGGTCTGGCGCGCAATCGAGGGACTTTGACGCTGGCGCGCGAGGAGTATGCCATTCCGGCGGAAGTCGCGTTTGGGGATGCCACGCTGGTGCCGTTGGCGGCTGGGGAATCGCTCAAGTGGCGGGTGGTCGCGGGTTCCTGA
- the mraZ gene encoding division/cell wall cluster transcriptional repressor MraZ yields MFQGSSALTLDAKGRISIPTRHRDALAEQAGGSLTLTRHPDGCLLVYPRPEWEKKREQIAAFPMTARALQRLLLGSAQDVEIDSSGRVLIAPELRNAANMTRDVMLLGMGAHFELWDAAALARREAQDLAQGMPEVLNQFSF; encoded by the coding sequence GTGTTTCAGGGAAGCAGCGCACTCACGTTGGATGCCAAGGGGCGGATCTCGATTCCGACCCGGCATCGCGACGCGCTCGCCGAGCAGGCAGGCGGTAGCCTGACGCTTACCCGGCACCCCGATGGCTGTCTGCTGGTCTACCCCAGGCCTGAGTGGGAGAAGAAGCGCGAGCAGATCGCGGCCTTTCCCATGACGGCCCGGGCCCTGCAGCGCCTGCTGCTGGGCAGCGCCCAGGATGTCGAGATCGACAGTTCCGGCCGGGTGCTGATCGCACCGGAGCTGCGCAACGCCGCAAATATGACGCGCGACGTGATGCTGCTTGGTATGGGCGCTCATTTCGAGCTCTGGGATGCCGCTGCCCTGGCCCGCCGCGAGGCGCAGGACCTGGCGCAGGGCATGCCGGAAGTGTTGAACCAGTTTTCGTTCTGA
- a CDS encoding ATP-binding cassette domain-containing protein: MAAATLITLTDVQLAYGHHPLLDHADFAIQQGERIGLIGRNGAGKSSLLKLLDGRTQPDDGDIARTSGLRVATVEQEPDLDESATIYDVVCEPAVHAEDWARPARVRATLERLGLPGELVVSGLSGGMRKRVALARALADDPDLLLLDEPTNHLDFDGIAWLESLLRNWKGAAVVITHDRRFLDAIATRIVELDRGKLLSFPGNFSQWQERKAQWLESERLEQARFDKLLAQEEIWIRKGVEARRTRNEGRVRRLERLRVDRIERRERVGNVNLALAEGQRSGKLVAELKHVGKSYGDQRIVHDYSTSILRGDRIGLVGPNGAGKTTLLRIILGLLEPDSGTVKLGTNVSVAYFDQMREQLDENDVLADVISPGSEWVEIGGTRKHIMSYLGDFLFSPARASSPVKSLSGGERARLLLARLFARPANVLVLDEPTNDLDIETLELLEELLQEYSGTVLLVSHDRTFLNNVVTQTIASEGDGKWRDYVGGYDEWIAQRPARVDETAKPGANKSEPAPKAEPRAKSARTARLSSWEERELSELPDAIATLEVKQSALSHKLADGNLYHQAPEEAAAINAQLEKLHAELEAKFARWETLEAKREAS; encoded by the coding sequence ATGGCAGCCGCAACTCTCATCACCCTGACCGACGTACAACTGGCCTACGGCCATCATCCGCTGCTCGATCATGCCGATTTCGCTATCCAGCAGGGCGAACGCATCGGCCTCATCGGCCGCAACGGCGCCGGCAAATCCTCGCTACTGAAACTGCTCGATGGCCGCACGCAGCCGGACGACGGCGACATTGCCCGTACGTCGGGCTTGCGCGTTGCCACCGTCGAGCAGGAACCCGATCTCGACGAAAGCGCCACAATCTACGACGTGGTCTGCGAACCAGCAGTCCACGCCGAAGACTGGGCCCGCCCGGCCCGCGTGCGCGCCACACTCGAACGCCTGGGCCTGCCCGGCGAACTCGTCGTCTCCGGCCTGTCCGGCGGCATGCGCAAGCGCGTGGCCCTGGCCCGCGCACTTGCCGACGACCCGGACCTGCTGCTGCTCGATGAACCCACCAACCATCTGGACTTCGACGGCATCGCCTGGCTCGAATCCCTACTGCGCAATTGGAAAGGCGCGGCCGTCGTCATCACGCACGACCGGCGCTTTCTCGATGCCATCGCAACCCGCATCGTCGAACTCGACCGCGGCAAACTGTTGAGTTTCCCCGGAAATTTTTCACAGTGGCAGGAACGCAAGGCACAGTGGCTGGAATCCGAGAGGCTGGAACAGGCCCGCTTCGACAAACTCCTGGCCCAGGAGGAAATTTGGATCCGCAAAGGCGTCGAAGCGCGCCGCACTCGCAACGAAGGCCGCGTGCGCCGTCTGGAACGACTGCGCGTCGATCGCATCGAGCGCCGCGAACGCGTCGGCAACGTCAACCTGGCCCTGGCCGAGGGTCAACGCTCGGGCAAGCTGGTGGCCGAACTCAAGCACGTCGGCAAGTCCTATGGCGATCAGCGCATCGTCCACGACTATTCCACCTCCATCCTGCGCGGCGATCGCATCGGCCTTGTCGGCCCCAACGGCGCCGGCAAGACGACCCTGCTGCGCATCATCCTGGGCCTGCTCGAACCCGACAGCGGCACCGTGAAACTGGGCACCAACGTCTCGGTTGCCTACTTCGACCAAATGCGCGAGCAGCTCGACGAAAACGACGTCCTGGCTGACGTCATCAGCCCCGGCAGCGAGTGGGTGGAAATCGGCGGCACGCGCAAGCACATCATGAGCTACCTGGGCGACTTCCTATTCTCGCCCGCCCGCGCCAGCTCGCCGGTCAAAAGCCTGTCAGGCGGCGAACGCGCCCGCCTCCTGCTCGCCCGCCTCTTCGCCCGCCCCGCCAACGTACTGGTCCTGGACGAACCCACCAACGACCTGGATATCGAGACCCTGGAACTACTGGAAGAGCTGCTGCAGGAATACTCCGGCACCGTCCTGCTCGTCAGCCACGACCGCACCTTCCTCAACAACGTGGTCACGCAAACGATCGCCAGCGAAGGCGACGGCAAGTGGCGCGATTACGTCGGCGGCTACGACGAGTGGATAGCGCAGCGTCCGGCACGCGTCGACGAAACTGCCAAACCCGGCGCCAACAAATCCGAACCCGCACCCAAGGCAGAGCCGCGCGCCAAGTCTGCTCGCACGGCCCGGCTGAGTTCTTGGGAAGAACGCGAACTGAGCGAGCTGCCTGACGCTATTGCGACGCTTGAAGTCAAGCAATCCGCACTCTCGCACAAGCTCGCGGATGGCAACCTCTACCACCAAGCTCCCGAAGAAGCAGCCGCCATCAATGCGCAGTTGGAAAAGCTGCACGCCGAGCTGGAAGCAAAATTCGCGCGTTGGGAAACCCTGGAGGCCAAGCGCGAGGCGTCTTGA
- a CDS encoding cytochrome D1 domain-containing protein, whose product MRLISSRTARHALAGLLLAALSYHPAAQAIENPVIVLDSAESQLTLIDQNTHKVVSTMPTGKEPHHLMITPDHKSLIVANSVSNSLMFLDPRTGKLQGTLEGIDDPYQLGFSPDRKWFATAALRLNRVDIYHYDGKNFTIAKRIPLSKTPSHLTFSSDSRYVFVTLQDSGELAAIDLPTQTVKWRMHLGKAPAGVWMTPGDKYLLVGMTGEDDVVVVDWRNQKIVKRIETGRAAHNFRWLDDGQHVAVTNRVSNTISIIDYNTLTKTGDITGLMPGPDDMALSANRRYLWVTFRFARHVGVIDMNTRKLIDTIKVGRSPHGIYFENQAPFLSPNAN is encoded by the coding sequence ATGCGCCTCATTTCCTCCAGGACCGCCCGGCACGCGCTGGCCGGCCTGCTGCTCGCAGCCTTGTCCTATCACCCGGCTGCCCAGGCAATCGAGAACCCCGTCATCGTCCTCGACTCAGCCGAATCACAGCTCACCCTCATCGACCAGAACACGCACAAGGTCGTGAGCACCATGCCCACCGGCAAGGAGCCTCACCACCTCATGATCACGCCGGACCACAAGTCCTTGATCGTGGCCAATTCGGTCTCCAACAGCCTGATGTTCCTCGATCCCCGCACCGGCAAGCTGCAAGGTACGCTGGAAGGCATCGACGATCCCTACCAGTTGGGCTTCTCACCTGACCGCAAATGGTTCGCCACCGCGGCACTGCGTCTGAACCGCGTGGACATCTACCACTACGACGGCAAGAACTTCACCATCGCCAAGCGCATTCCCCTGAGCAAGACGCCGAGCCACCTGACCTTCAGTTCCGACTCGCGCTATGTCTTCGTCACCCTGCAGGACTCCGGCGAGCTGGCCGCCATCGACCTGCCCACCCAAACGGTCAAATGGCGCATGCACTTGGGCAAGGCGCCGGCCGGCGTGTGGATGACGCCGGGCGACAAATACCTGCTGGTAGGCATGACCGGCGAAGACGACGTCGTGGTGGTGGACTGGCGCAACCAAAAGATCGTCAAACGCATCGAAACCGGGCGCGCCGCGCACAACTTCCGCTGGCTGGACGACGGACAGCATGTCGCGGTTACCAACCGGGTATCCAACACCATCAGCATCATCGACTACAACACGCTTACCAAGACCGGAGATATCACGGGCCTCATGCCCGGGCCGGACGACATGGCCCTTTCAGCCAACCGGCGCTATCTGTGGGTCACTTTCCGTTTTGCACGCCATGTCGGCGTGATCGACATGAACACGCGCAAATTGATAGACACCATCAAGGTGGGACGCTCGCCTCACGGCATCTATTTCGAGAACCAGGCCCCGTTTCTGAGCCCGAACGCCAACTAA